One genomic segment of Gottschalkia acidurici 9a includes these proteins:
- a CDS encoding NADP-dependent oxidoreductase, translating to MRKILMRDYGSEDVLFEVNENIPSITANQLLIKMVATSVNHIDVVMRKGGMQATMPPELQPKFPHLLGQDFSGIVTQIGETVTKFQVGDYVTGVTLTGTYSEYIAVDESSFVAKVPSDIDLVPLGGLGVVTCTAWSAVIGHGQVKPNQRVLIHGGAGGVGSMAIQLAKNAGVYVITTATESNKDFLKELGADEIVDYTTVNFEEVLQDIDLVIDTIGGTTQEKSYRVMKPAGKMFSTAGVPDQKKAVEYGVEAQFIRGDIRPETLHSIVSLYTDKKLKIHVDKIYHFTLDDIKNSHKDFENGPNRGKRIISFSM from the coding sequence ATGAGAAAAATTCTTATGCGTGATTACGGTTCTGAAGATGTTCTATTTGAGGTTAATGAAAACATACCATCTATTACTGCAAACCAATTATTAATCAAAATGGTGGCAACAAGTGTCAATCATATTGATGTAGTGATGCGAAAAGGCGGGATGCAAGCAACAATGCCCCCAGAATTGCAACCTAAGTTTCCACATTTGCTAGGTCAGGACTTTTCTGGAATCGTTACCCAGATTGGTGAAACCGTCACAAAATTTCAAGTTGGAGATTACGTTACAGGTGTGACTCTTACGGGAACATATTCGGAATACATTGCTGTAGATGAAAGTAGCTTTGTTGCTAAAGTACCAAGTGATATCGATTTGGTGCCTCTTGGTGGCTTAGGAGTAGTTACTTGTACAGCATGGAGTGCTGTTATCGGTCATGGTCAAGTTAAGCCTAATCAAAGAGTCTTGATACATGGTGGAGCAGGTGGTGTTGGCAGTATGGCTATACAACTTGCAAAGAATGCAGGTGTCTATGTGATTACAACAGCAACTGAAAGTAACAAGGATTTTCTTAAAGAACTTGGTGCCGATGAAATAGTTGATTATACAACAGTAAATTTTGAAGAAGTCCTTCAAGATATTGATTTGGTAATAGACACTATCGGCGGGACGACTCAGGAGAAGAGCTATAGAGTAATGAAACCTGCTGGCAAGATGTTTTCTACTGCTGGAGTACCTGACCAAAAAAAGGCCGTTGAATATGGCGTCGAAGCACAATTTATAAGAGGTGACATCAGACCAGAGACATTACATTCAATTGTTAGTTTATATACCGATAAGAAGCTAAAAATCCATGTTGATAAAATATATCATTTTACATTAGATGATATCAAAAATTCACACAAAGATTTTGAGAATGGCCCAAATCGTGGAAAGAGAATTATTTCATTTAGTATGTAA
- a CDS encoding YlbF family regulator gives MSSKVNPLDKARELGYAILQSVEYENLIKAEEDYYNDPDATLLVKRLNDKKSEYNLLDDKSDKENEINKLQQAIENNTAIQNLYQCKNRYNKLLTNIDNIIKFITNESERTSIDTVHEKRGCNGCSGCCKK, from the coding sequence ATGAGCAGTAAAGTGAATCCTCTAGATAAAGCTAGAGAGCTAGGGTATGCTATTCTTCAATCAGTAGAGTATGAAAATTTAATTAAAGCAGAAGAAGATTATTATAATGATCCTGATGCCACATTGCTAGTTAAAAGATTAAATGATAAAAAATCTGAGTATAATTTACTAGATGATAAGTCTGATAAAGAAAATGAGATTAACAAATTGCAACAAGCTATTGAGAATAATACAGCTATACAAAATCTTTATCAATGTAAAAATAGATATAATAAACTTTTAACTAATATAGATAACATAATAAAATTTATAACAAACGAAAGTGAAAGAACTTCAATAGATACAGTCCATGAAAAAAGGGGCTGTAATGGTTGTTCAGGCTGTTGTAAAAAATAG
- the miaB gene encoding tRNA (N6-isopentenyl adenosine(37)-C2)-methylthiotransferase MiaB, which yields MNEQNVANVEYKNVIGMYHVATWGCQANEHDSEKISGILESLGYLPANNRDEADIIIFNTCLIRENAELKVYGNLGELKSLKRQNPNLLIGICGCMMQKEEVRNLIKEKYRFVDLIFGTHNLHKLPDLISSNRKSTKTIVDVWEDGSDIIEGVPSKRKFDYKALVNITYGCNNFCTYCIVPYTRGRERSREPEDILKEIKELVKNNCEEVTLLGQNVNSYGKTLKEQISFAELLRMINEIDGLERIRFMTSHPKDLSDELIYAIRDCDKVCNHVHLPFQAGSNSILKAMNRRYTKEQYLSLVKKLKQEVPDISLTTDIIVGFPGETEEDFEDTLDVVKEVKFDSAYTFLYSIREGTPAATMDNQVPDDVKHNRFRRLLDTLNPIIYENNLKFKDTVQKILVEEASKSDESMLSGRTETSKLVHFKGEKDLIGSIVNVKIDTVKTWSLEGHIVEDEQ from the coding sequence ATGAATGAACAAAACGTTGCAAACGTTGAATATAAGAATGTTATAGGTATGTATCATGTTGCTACATGGGGATGTCAAGCTAATGAACATGACTCTGAGAAAATATCAGGGATATTAGAGTCTTTAGGATATTTACCTGCCAACAACAGAGATGAAGCCGATATAATAATCTTTAATACTTGTCTAATTAGAGAAAATGCCGAGTTAAAAGTTTACGGTAATCTAGGAGAGCTAAAGTCCTTAAAAAGACAAAATCCTAATCTTCTAATTGGTATTTGTGGGTGCATGATGCAAAAAGAAGAAGTTAGAAACTTAATAAAAGAAAAGTATAGATTTGTAGATCTTATATTTGGTACTCATAATCTTCATAAGCTACCTGACCTAATATCAAGTAATAGGAAGTCAACAAAAACTATTGTAGATGTGTGGGAAGACGGATCAGATATAATAGAAGGGGTTCCTTCTAAAAGAAAATTTGATTATAAAGCTCTTGTAAATATAACTTATGGATGTAACAATTTCTGTACTTATTGTATAGTTCCATATACAAGGGGTAGGGAAAGAAGTAGAGAACCTGAAGATATATTAAAAGAAATTAAAGAGTTAGTAAAAAATAATTGTGAAGAGGTTACTCTTTTGGGTCAAAATGTTAATTCGTACGGAAAAACATTGAAAGAACAAATCTCATTTGCAGAACTTTTAAGAATGATTAATGAAATAGATGGCTTAGAAAGGATTAGATTTATGACTTCACACCCCAAAGACTTATCAGATGAATTAATATATGCTATTAGAGATTGTGACAAGGTGTGTAATCATGTACATTTACCTTTCCAGGCAGGAAGCAATAGCATCTTAAAAGCTATGAATAGAAGGTATACAAAAGAGCAGTATTTATCACTAGTAAAAAAATTGAAGCAAGAAGTCCCAGACATATCTCTAACAACAGATATTATAGTTGGATTTCCAGGTGAGACAGAAGAAGACTTTGAAGATACTTTAGACGTAGTTAAAGAGGTAAAATTTGATTCAGCATATACATTTCTTTATTCTATAAGGGAAGGGACACCGGCTGCTACAATGGATAATCAAGTACCTGATGATGTTAAACATAATAGATTTAGAAGACTTTTGGATACCTTAAACCCTATTATTTATGAAAACAATTTAAAATTTAAAGATACAGTTCAAAAGATACTTGTAGAAGAAGCAAGTAAATCAGACGAATCGATGTTAAGTGGTAGAACAGAAACTAGCAAATTAGTTCACTTTAAAGGTGAGAAAGACTTAATTGGAAGTATAGTCAACGTTAAAATAGATACTGTGAAGACCTGGTCATTAGAAGGTCATATTGTAGAAGATGAGCAGTAA
- a CDS encoding N-acetylmuramoyl-L-alanine amidase, whose protein sequence is MKTTMLDPGHGGIDPGATGNGYKEKDLTLKLCLDVKTEVNRHGLGVHLTRTDDRYVSLKDRSKIANNLKVDSFVSIHFNSANNVNAKGLEIYHYPNSTKGHELASKIQSELVNANLYLANRGVKSANFAVLRETTMTSSLLEVCFINNAEDIKFFINNYDKYVQAITKAIVEYHGVKYIPPKQEISASSIKDIVLVDDKINIMLLSEHITIDGFIKDGVTYVDINDNYISIRQIFESLGLTVGWDNDLRLITADINKEYKSTDNSIDVLLLRNKISVDTIKHENKNCVKIDGAYIPVRDIFESLGFKVEWNEANNMVLVNKEDK, encoded by the coding sequence ATGAAAACAACAATGTTGGATCCTGGACACGGAGGAATTGATCCAGGTGCTACAGGCAATGGATATAAAGAAAAAGATTTAACATTAAAATTATGCCTAGATGTTAAAACGGAAGTAAATAGACATGGTTTAGGAGTACATCTTACTAGGACAGATGATAGATATGTTTCATTAAAAGATAGGAGTAAAATTGCTAATAACTTAAAAGTAGATTCTTTTGTTTCAATACATTTTAATTCAGCTAATAATGTAAATGCTAAAGGATTAGAAATATATCACTATCCTAATAGTACTAAAGGTCATGAGTTAGCTAGTAAAATACAATCTGAACTAGTTAATGCAAATCTATACTTAGCTAATAGGGGTGTAAAATCAGCCAACTTTGCAGTGTTAAGGGAAACAACAATGACATCATCTTTATTAGAAGTTTGCTTTATAAATAATGCTGAAGATATTAAATTTTTCATAAATAACTATGATAAGTATGTTCAAGCAATTACTAAAGCCATAGTGGAGTATCATGGAGTTAAGTATATTCCACCTAAACAAGAGATTTCAGCATCTTCCATAAAAGATATTGTACTTGTAGATGATAAAATTAATATCATGCTGCTATCTGAACACATTACAATAGATGGCTTTATAAAAGATGGAGTTACTTACGTTGATATAAATGATAACTATATAAGCATAAGACAGATATTTGAGAGCCTAGGCCTAACGGTTGGATGGGATAATGATCTTAGATTAATTACTGCAGATATTAATAAAGAATATAAATCTACTGATAACTCAATAGATGTTCTTTTATTAAGAAATAAAATTAGTGTAGATACAATCAAGCATGAAAATAAGAATTGCGTCAAGATAGACGGTGCTTACATTCCAGTTAGAGACATCTTTGAAAGTCTAGGATTTAAAGTAGAGTGGAATGAAGCTAATAACATGGTATTAGTAAATAAGGAGGATAAATAA
- a CDS encoding XkdX family protein, translating to MEINWFIRIKNLYDSGCYKPEALDTFVQAKFITEEEKILLLTKQSRH from the coding sequence ATGGAAATCAATTGGTTTATTAGAATTAAAAACTTATATGATAGTGGATGTTATAAACCTGAAGCGCTAGACACTTTCGTACAAGCGAAATTCATAACAGAGGAAGAAAAAATACTATTATTAACAAAGCAAAGTAGGCACTAG
- a CDS encoding winged helix-turn-helix transcriptional regulator, producing MKNENYEIDITQCPIAPVQKVISGKWNMVIIYFLSQGVMRFGELQRKLPGVTQAALTKQLRLLEEYKMVHREIYKQVPPKVEYSLTETGIKFLPVLTALEEWATEYQVLESSALS from the coding sequence ATGAAAAATGAGAATTATGAAATAGATATAACACAATGCCCTATAGCACCTGTTCAAAAAGTAATTAGTGGAAAGTGGAATATGGTCATTATATATTTTTTAAGTCAAGGGGTAATGCGTTTTGGCGAATTGCAAAGAAAGCTTCCCGGTGTTACACAAGCAGCATTAACAAAACAATTAAGGTTATTGGAAGAATATAAAATGGTTCATCGAGAAATTTATAAACAAGTTCCACCAAAAGTAGAATATTCATTAACAGAGACTGGAATTAAATTTTTACCAGTTCTTACAGCCTTAGAGGAGTGGGCAACGGAGTATCAAGTATTAGAAAGTAGCGCATTATCATAG
- the mutS gene encoding DNA mismatch repair protein MutS: MAKLTPMMKQYFEIKEKYTDCILFFRLGDFYEMFFDDALIASRELEITLTGREWGQEEKAPMCGVPFHSADSYIATLVDKGYKVAICEQVEDPSEAVGIVERDVVRVVTPGTIIDTKALDEKTNNYLCCIYFDSNDSCAGISYVDISTGELYTTQIASKKDTLVNSIIDELAKIRPTELIVNNLLINENMIIDTIRKKFSIFINPYHDWAFENPLAIDNIKRQFSTMSLNGLGLADKSYSIISTGALLEYLNETQKTSLKHINNINIYSLESYMILDINTRRNLELTETIRGKSKKGSLLSVLDRTSTSMGARLLKKWIEEPLIDKEKIEYRLDIVEYFTENIILMNDIKEILKNVYDIERLMGRIVYGNCNGRDLISLKSSISKVPELKSILETCDSKELIKLGREVDCLDDIHELIDLAIVEEPPIAIKEGNLIKPEYDEELSLLKEASIKGKEWLSKLEEKEKNNTGIKNLKIGFNRVFGYFIEVSKSNVKLVPDYFIRKQTLANAERYITDELKEMEEKILGSEEKMVELEYNIFLNIRDKIRANVIRIQNTSKIISEIDVMNSLSYSAYENDYKRPTINSNGVIDIRNGRHPVVEKVLSNESFVPNDTLLDCDDNRLSIITGPNMAGKSTYMRQVALITLMTQLGSFVPADEANISIVDRIFTRIGASDDLSQGQSTFMVEMSEVANILNNGTKNSLIILDEIGRGTSTYDGLSIAWAVSEYISDKSKMGSKTLFATHYHELTELEDKLSGVKNYKILVQENENDDIIFLRKIVRGGADRSYGIEVAKLAGVREDVVKRAYEILQSLEENDINRSKSSHQSFNEMTKVNRTIEKDSNIEVPLELIAINNKLEDENNKKEEFIKKIKSLDIMKISPLDAINILYKLWEDSNKLSND; this comes from the coding sequence TTGGCAAAACTAACACCTATGATGAAACAATACTTTGAAATAAAAGAAAAATATACCGACTGTATTCTTTTTTTTAGACTTGGTGACTTTTATGAGATGTTTTTTGATGATGCATTAATTGCATCAAGAGAACTAGAGATCACATTAACAGGGAGAGAATGGGGACAAGAAGAAAAAGCTCCTATGTGCGGAGTGCCTTTCCATTCAGCAGATTCTTACATAGCTACTCTTGTAGATAAGGGGTATAAAGTTGCTATATGTGAACAAGTTGAGGATCCTTCTGAAGCTGTCGGAATAGTGGAGAGAGATGTGGTAAGGGTAGTAACACCTGGAACTATAATAGACACTAAAGCTCTAGACGAAAAAACTAATAACTACTTATGCTGTATTTACTTTGATTCTAATGATAGCTGTGCAGGTATTTCATATGTAGACATATCAACAGGTGAACTATACACCACTCAAATAGCTAGCAAAAAAGATACTTTAGTAAACTCTATAATAGATGAACTTGCTAAAATTAGACCTACTGAATTAATAGTAAATAATCTACTTATTAATGAAAATATGATAATAGATACAATTAGGAAAAAATTTAGTATATTTATAAATCCTTATCATGACTGGGCTTTTGAGAATCCTTTGGCTATAGATAATATTAAACGCCAATTTTCAACAATGAGTTTAAATGGACTTGGTCTCGCTGATAAAAGCTATTCTATTATATCAACAGGAGCTCTCTTAGAATATCTAAATGAAACTCAAAAAACTTCTTTAAAACACATAAATAATATAAATATTTACTCTCTAGAAAGCTATATGATATTAGATATAAACACTAGAAGAAACCTAGAGTTAACAGAAACCATTAGAGGAAAAAGCAAAAAAGGTTCCCTATTAAGTGTATTAGATAGAACCTCTACGTCTATGGGAGCTAGACTATTAAAGAAATGGATAGAAGAACCCTTAATAGATAAAGAGAAAATAGAATATAGACTAGATATAGTAGAATATTTTACAGAAAATATAATATTGATGAATGATATAAAGGAAATTCTTAAAAATGTATATGACATTGAAAGACTAATGGGAAGAATAGTTTATGGAAACTGTAACGGTAGAGATCTGATATCACTAAAAAGTTCTATAAGTAAGGTTCCAGAGTTAAAGTCCATACTAGAGACTTGTGATAGTAAAGAACTTATAAAATTAGGTAGGGAAGTAGACTGTCTTGATGATATACATGAACTTATAGATTTAGCTATAGTTGAAGAACCTCCTATAGCTATAAAAGAAGGAAATTTGATAAAACCTGAGTATGATGAAGAACTATCACTCTTAAAAGAAGCTTCTATAAAAGGTAAAGAGTGGCTTTCAAAACTTGAAGAAAAAGAAAAAAATAATACTGGTATTAAAAACTTAAAAATAGGATTTAATAGAGTATTTGGATATTTTATCGAAGTTTCTAAGTCGAACGTTAAACTAGTTCCAGATTACTTTATAAGAAAACAAACCCTAGCGAATGCAGAGAGATATATAACAGATGAGCTTAAAGAAATGGAAGAAAAGATATTAGGTTCTGAAGAAAAAATGGTAGAGCTAGAATATAACATATTTTTAAATATAAGAGATAAAATAAGAGCTAATGTAATTAGAATTCAAAATACCAGTAAAATAATCTCTGAGATAGATGTCATGAATTCCTTATCTTATTCAGCCTATGAGAATGACTACAAAAGACCTACAATTAATAGTAATGGAGTAATTGATATAAGAAATGGTAGACATCCAGTTGTAGAAAAAGTGCTAAGCAACGAGTCATTTGTTCCAAATGACACTCTTCTAGATTGTGATGACAATAGACTCTCTATAATAACTGGTCCTAATATGGCTGGAAAGTCTACTTATATGAGACAAGTTGCTTTAATAACTCTTATGACTCAGTTGGGAAGTTTTGTTCCCGCAGATGAAGCAAATATAAGTATAGTAGATAGAATCTTTACTAGAATAGGGGCATCCGATGACCTTTCACAGGGCCAAAGTACTTTTATGGTAGAAATGAGTGAAGTTGCGAACATATTAAATAATGGAACTAAAAATAGTTTAATAATACTTGATGAAATAGGAAGAGGTACTAGTACTTATGACGGTCTTAGCATAGCTTGGGCGGTGTCTGAATATATAAGTGATAAATCTAAGATGGGCTCAAAAACTTTATTTGCTACACATTATCATGAATTAACTGAACTTGAAGATAAACTAAGTGGAGTAAAAAACTATAAGATACTAGTTCAGGAAAATGAGAATGACGATATAATATTCTTAAGAAAAATAGTTAGAGGCGGAGCTGATAGAAGTTACGGTATCGAAGTAGCAAAATTAGCAGGAGTTAGAGAAGATGTTGTTAAAAGAGCATATGAAATACTACAAAGCCTAGAAGAAAATGATATAAATAGGTCTAAGAGTTCTCATCAAAGCTTTAATGAAATGACTAAAGTGAATAGAACAATAGAAAAGGATTCTAACATTGAAGTTCCTTTAGAACTTATAGCTATTAATAATAAACTTGAAGATGAAAATAATAAAAAAGAAGAGTTCATTAAAAAAATAAAGTCATTGGATATAATGAAAATAAGTCCATTAGATGCAATAAATATATTGTATAAACTATGGGAAGATTCTAACAAACTATCTAACGATTAG
- a CDS encoding phage holin, LLH family — translation MNLITENINSLALIATTTLVLFYLYKKGKKVLVKRVLRDLVTKAEEHYTNGQGKRKRQYVIKEFYKKAPILKIFLSEKELDSLIELAVEELKEKLN, via the coding sequence ATGAACTTAATAACTGAAAACATCAACTCATTAGCACTAATAGCAACCACTACATTAGTGCTATTTTATTTATATAAGAAAGGTAAGAAAGTATTAGTTAAAAGAGTATTGAGAGATCTAGTAACAAAAGCAGAAGAACATTATACGAATGGACAAGGTAAAAGAAAGAGACAGTATGTTATAAAAGAGTTTTATAAGAAAGCTCCTATACTGAAAATCTTTTTATCTGAAAAAGAACTAGACAGTTTAATAGAGTTAGCAGTAGAAGAGTTAAAAGAAAAATTGAATTAA